The following is a genomic window from Pseudophryne corroboree isolate aPseCor3 chromosome 3, aPseCor3.hap2, whole genome shotgun sequence.
ccggcaaaccatactacacccaggcctagtacttgcatcgccgagtgtatcgacactcttgggcgagaaaggaagtatccgattctgtcctgaagtttcaggaccttctctggagacagaaacagccgttgactgtgtgtgtccaggagtgcccccaggtgcaccatgctccgagcagggaccagcgaggacttcttccagttgatgagccacccgtgggcttgtaggaagtttaccgtcagttgtagatgactgaggaggacatcgtgggagtttgccagaatgagCAAATCATCTAGATACGGCAGGAACcagactccctggcgatggagatgagccgtcatcacagccataaccttggtgaagatccgagggaccgtggccagtccaaacggcagagcctggaattgatagtgaaggttgccaatagcaaactgcagatattgctgatgcaatatggcaataggtatatccaggtaagcatcttgtatatccggggataccatatagcctccaggttccatggccagtacaattgagcgcagtgtttccatactctcacaaacttgttcagtgatttgaggttgagaataggccggaaagacccatcaggttttgggactagaaacagggtcgagtagtatcctctgccactctgggacagaggtacaggCACtaccaactcctgtatccaggagggaacgcacaaccatctgtagagcttgcgcctttaacggatctgaagggataactgttgtgcaaaactggcgaggggggcgtctcttgaaagagactgcgtacccgtgagagacaacttctcgcacccatgtgtctgaagtggtcattaaccagacctggatgaatcgtagaagtcggccccccactctgggatcccccagggggaggcctgtcctgtcatgcagcaggcttgtcatgagaagcaggccgACGAGCAGCCCAAGATAGTTAGGCCTAGGacttagtggttgttgggagcacgagacaatatcgggtatgcctgaccttcgctttacattaaggccgaaagcagggaaaagtggtaccttatgccttctgtgttgaaggagtagcatttgggagaaaggcagtcatagtacccgccgattcagacccaatttttaattaggtcttccctaaataagatgtccccagtaaagaggaatacctccaaggtcttttggagtccagatccaccttccatgacctcaaccacagaatacggcaagccaggacagacgtattcaacgccttggcagccaacacacccgcctcaggggacgcATCCTGGTGTaaaaaaggtggcggtggtattgtgagacagggaatgtctggcattgtcgggggtcttgtctgatgtaaacttaatggtcagattgtggtaacagagttttaattaccctctgacgtgtgaacatatcagtttgcttaaccacagtaggaGAATCctctcatcagtgatttgtagaatttttttcccagtaaccacaagggcagtggtatcatttagcaatgaaatattcttgtcagaaacacctaatatagggactgacaggacagcatgatccccctctcttcggataaaatatcagagagattattggatagggaggagggagcagcccgcttagatgacccaagagtgacctggaatagggttttgcatGACCAAGGAAAGCGAGTCATACGCTATAACCTGTGaggagtaaccatggggacatcagtgactgtaatgctacaggtggtcccatagggggcctaaagcgttcaactagagtacccagtaggtttgagaacgcagcccaggtttgctccagattgattacaggagctgaggactgactgggagatgtatgagacatagtacacagaccatcagacaaaacttccccctcaggtaaatctgttgcgcatgctctgcaggatgcaggagcgtccccagatttactgccctacatgttaaacattatacacaaatgcaacagagagcagtttagtacgatgaagccagacagagtacaatacctgctaataaatccgttagcatgtgactgagtacccagcacacaacacctgcgaataaatctggtattatgcaactgagtacacagtagaatacacgtaataggtaaatactgtgacgcactatatatattgACCCAGAGGCACCTAGTCCtctagggtacagtatacagtgatagctatatctggaatacaccgcagtgaaatcacatagcagttACAGgcgcacattaaaaaaaaaaaatttttttttatatattatatatatatatatatatatatatatatatatatatatatatatatatatatatatatatatatatatatatatatatatatattttattataaataagattttactcaccggtaaatctatttctcgtagtccgtagtggactccgtaaggaccatggggaatagcggctccgcaggagactgggcacaactaaagaaagctttaggactacctggtgtgcactggctcctcccactatgaccctcctccagacctcagttaggatactgtgcccggaagagctgacacaataggaaaaggattttgaatcccgggtaagactcataccagccacaccaatcacaccgtataactcgtgatattatacccagttaacagtatgaaatataactgagcctcactacagatggctcataacaataaccctttagttaggcaataactatatacaagtattgcagacaatccgcacttgggatgggcgcccagcatccactacggactacgagaaatagatttaccggtgagtaaaatcttattttctctgacgtcctaagtggatgctgggactccgtaaggaccatggggattataccaaagctcccaaacgggcgggagagtgcggatgactctgcagcaccgaatgggcaaactctaggtcctcctcagccagggtgacaaacttgtagaatttagcaaatgtgtttgaccccgaccaagtagctgctcggcaaagttgtaaagccgagacccctcgggcagccgcccaagaagagcccccttcctcgtggaatgggctttcactgatttaggatgcggcagtccagccgcagaatgtgcaagttgaatcgtactacagatgcagcgagcaatagtctgctttgaagcaggagcacccagcttgttgggtgcatacaggataaatagcgagtcagttttccagactccagccgtcctggaaacatatagtttcagggccctgactacgtccagtaacttggagtcctccaagtcccacgtagccgcaggcaccacaataggttggttcacatgaaaagcggataccaccttaggaaggaattgggaacgagtcctcaattccgccccatccatatgaaaatcagataagggcttttgcatgacaaaaccgccaattctgatacacgcctggccgacgccaaggccaacagcatgaccactttccacgtgaggtattttagctctacggatttaagtggctcaacccaatgcgacttcaggaaatccaacaccacgttgagatcccacggtgccactagaggcacaaacggggctgaatatgcagcactcccttaacaaaagtctgaacttcaggcagtgaagccagttcttttttggaagaaaatgtacagagccgaaatctggaccttaatggaacccaattttaggcccgtagtcactcctgactgtaggaagtgcagaaatcgacccagttgaaattcctccgttggggccttcctggcctcacactaagcaacatatttttgccatattcggtgctaatattttgcgatcacatctttcctagccttaatcagcgtaggaatgacttcctccggaatgcctttttcctttaggatccggtgttcaactgccatgccgcaaacacagccgtggtaagccttggaacaggcagggcccctgctgcagcaggtcctgtctgagcggtagaggccatgggtcctctaagatcatttcttgaagttctgggtaccaagctcttcttggccaatccggaaccacgagtatagttcttactcctctccttcttagtattctcagtaccttgggtatgagaggcaaaaggaatgaacacatacaccgattggtacacccacggtgttaccagagcgtccacagctatcgcctgagggtcccttgacctggcgcgatatctttttagctttttgttgaggcgggacgccgtcatgtccacctgtggcctttcccaatggtgtacaatcattttgaagacttctggatgaagtccccactctcccgggtggaggtcgtgcttgctgagaaagtctgcttcccagttgtccactccgggaatgaacactgctgacagtgctaacacatgattttccgcccatcggaaaatccttgtggcttctgccatcaccatcctgcttcttgtgccgccctgctggtttacatgggcgaccgccgtgatgttgtctgactggatcagcaccggctggtgttgaagcaggggtctagcctgacttagggcattgtgaatggcccttagtcctagaatatctatgtgtagggaagtctcgtgacttgaccacagtccctggaagtttcttccctgtgtgactgccccccagcctcgaaggctggcatccgtggtcaccaggacccagtcctgtatgccgaatctgcggccctctagaagatgagcactctgcagccaccacaacagcgacaccctggcccttggagacagggttatcagccaatgcatctgaagatgcgacccggaccacttgtccaacagatcccactggaagatccttgcatggaacctgccgaatggaatttcttcgtaagaagctaccatctctcccaggactcacgtgcattgatgcaccgacacctgtaattgtattaggaggtctctgactagagatgacaactccttggccttctcctccgtgagaaaccctttttcctgttctgtgtccagaaccatacccaggaacagtagacgcgtcgtaggaaccagctgcgactttggactattcaggatccagccgtgctgttgtagcacttcccgagatagtgctactccgacgaacaactgctccctggacctcgcctttataaggagatcgtccaagtacgggataattataactcccttttttcgaaggagtatcatcatttcggccattaccttggtaaataccctcggtgccggggacagaccaacggcaacgtctggaattggtaaagacagtcctgtaccacaattttgaggtactcctggtgaggagggtaaatggggacatgcaggtaagcatccttgatgtccagtgatatcatgtaatccccttcgtccaggcttgcagtaaccgccctgagcgattccattttgaacttgaaccttcgtatataagtgttcaaggatttcaatcttagaatgggtctcaccgaccagtctggtttcggtaccacaaacattgtggaatagtaaccccggccttgtagaaggaggggtaccttgattttcacctgctggaagtacagcttgtgaatagccgccagtactacctctcctcgagggtagcaggcaaggctgatttgaggtaactgcgagggggagtcgcctcgaactccagcttgtatccctgtgatactacttgcagaacccagggatccacctgtgagcgagcccactggtcgctgaagttcccgagacgcgcccctaccgcacctggctccacctgtggagcccccgcgtcatgcggtggactcagaggaagcgggggaagatttttgatcctgggaactggctgtctggtgcagctttttccctcttcccttgtctctgtgcagaaaggaagcgcctttgacccgcttgcttttctgaagccgaaaggactgtaccttataatacggtgctttcttaggctgtgaggaaacttaaggtacattttttccttcccagcagttgctgtggatacgaggtcccagagaccatccccaaacaattcctcacccttataaggcagaatcttcatgtgccttctaaaaagtcagcatcgcctgtccactgccgggtccctaataccctcctggcagaatggacattgcattaattttggatgccagccggcaaatatccctctgtgcatccctcatatctaagacgacatctttaatatgctctaaggttagcaaatagtatccctgtcctgacagggtaatagaccacgctgcagcagcactattcatgctgaggcaatttcaggtctcagtatagtacccgagtgtgtatatacagacttcaggatagcctcctgctttttatcagcaggctccgtcaaagtggccgtatcctaagacggcagtgccaccttttttgacaaacgtgtgagcgccttatccaccctaagggatattctcccaacgtgacctatcctctggcgggaaagggtacgccatcagtaactttttagaaattaccagtttcttatcgggagaacccacgcttcttcacacacttcattcactcatctgatgggggaacaaaacactgtctgctttttctccccaaacataaaaccccttttttgtggtatctgggttaatgtcagaaatgtgtaacacatttttcattgccgagatcatgcaacggatattcctagtggattgtgtatatgtctcaacctcgtcgacactggagtcatactccgtgtcgacatctgtgtctgccatctgaggtagcgggcgtttttgagcccctgatggcctttgagacgcctgggcaggcgcgggctgagaagccggctgtcccatagctgttacgtcatccagccttttatgtaaggagttgacactgtcggttaataccttccacctatccatccactctggtgtcggccccccagggggcgacatcacatttatcggcatctgctccgcctccacataaccttccttctcaaacatgtcgacacagccgtaccgacacaccgcacacacacacacagggaatgctctgaggacaggaccccacaaagtcctttggggagacagagagagagtatgccagcacacaccagagctatatataatgcagggattaacactataactgagtgattttttccccaatagctgcttgtatacacaatattgcgcctaaatttagtgccccccctctctttttaaccctttgagcctgaaaactacaggggagagcctggggagctgtcttccagctgcactgtgaagaaaaaatggcgccagtgtgctgagggagatagccccgcccctttttcggctgactttctcccgctttttatggatctctggcacgggtattttacacacatatatagcctatatgactatatattgtgtagatttgccagccaaggtgtttaatattgctgctcagggcgcccccccccccaacgccctgcacccatcagtgaccggagtgtgaggtgtgcatgaggagcaatggcgcacagctgcagtgctgtgcgctaccttgttgaagaccgaagtcttctgccgccgattttcaggaccatcttcatgcttctggctctgtaagggggacggcggcgcggctccgggaccgaacgatcgaggtcgggtcctgtgttcgatccctctggagctaatggtgtccagtagcctaagaagcccaaactatctccagtcaggtaggttcgcttcttctccccttagtccctcgtagcagtgagtctgttgccagcagatctcactgaaaataaaaaaactaaaatatactttcttttctaggagctcaggagagcccctagtgtgcatccagctcagccgggcacaagattctaaccgaggtctggaggagggtcatagtgggaggagccagtgcacaccaggtagtcctaaagctttctttagttgtgcccagtctcctgcggagccgctattccccatggtccttacggagtcccagcatccacttaggacgtcagagaaatataatataatatatatacatatacacacataacacaatgcgcggtctgagactggatgtatatatcagaatactcgtgtaaaatattctggcacaggtatgcTTGTTTTTAACCAACGCTgacttaatatcgacatgtagaatactcaagtgtttgtaaaaccacggcgctgatgtacatgccggtttacaaaggagaccttgccctgcagtcccggagaccagtcgcatctattttagaaaatggcgcccagcgtctcagtcagggagagtgtgaggcagctccagagcaggaacaccagcagtagatggcgtccTGGGCCAGGGGATggcctacaggtcaagcgccggcacccctatgctggacttcaccacctggtactgtggagtcttattaaaagtggacattagcatatccgacctgtactcctataataataataataattattattttatttatatagcgctctttctccaataggactcaaggcgcttaacagatacatagcataatatagtacagaaaataatgaagtacattttcataaaatacagaagcatgaagatactaaaagggacattatggaaatgcttgagtaaacagaaaaatcttgagtctacttttgaaggattctatagttggggcctctcgccctggtggatatagtggggtccctgctcagtcaCAGTGCCCACACCAGCGttgcagtccatctccctagactgcgatcggaacgcgatttaatggcgggtcccgcctgggggaccctctcacctcctccccgtagcaaacacgtgaaccaggagagcatctgcgattGTGTGCCTAAGCCGAAGCGTCTCCGCCGcatgtacccgggaactgagccagcgggagtatgcgacgcagcttgggaggtgatggagctgcagtgctgatgtgtcaccatgacatacagcgctgacagcccagttttgaagacattttctgtcagaaaaagctttttcagagctGCCCAGtgaagcccacctgttaagtgacctgcttctgcagacacAAACTGAAAACTGGGCTCACAGTGCCtaggggcggggttatagaggaggcccaaaTGCATCTTGGGacggctaaagctttaacctgttggtgcctggatcaagatccatctctacaccccaaagtattccctgtggaacacagtgtaccccgctgcagaaaaacaaTTTAAATACAGGAACTCTTCCAGGTTAACAAGGTAACCTtagaggtgcatacacacggtgcgatgtgtgcttgcgattttgactatatagttagcacatatcgcaccgtgtgtacacagcttgcgatacagatgcgTGCTCCCGCGGGGTCAGtaacgcaagaaaaaatagacaggcaggcaagtcaattttgactatattgtgtacaatctagtttctagtattgtcaaaatcggtggttctgggctccggggagttcaagggaaatcacagtcAAAATTGGCACCTAgtcaaaatctcactgtgtgtttgCACGTAAAAGCAACTCCCACccccacaaaaaaacaacacaaagcGAAACCAAAGCACACCATAAAATGTAAATCGATGAAACCTGTTACTATTAACTTCTTTTCAATGGCTAATAATTCATGTGAATAGTAGAACATTTCAGATGCAGAGCTGAGACTCACATATGCTACAAATGCTATCCTAAATGATCATGGGGCAGCATAATGTATTACCTAGTTTTGCGACAAGAGAATTCAGCACAGGGAAGAGGATCTTGGCACCTTCATTCTGCGACTGGTCCAATGCTGGAAGTAGATCTTGGACAAGTTCATGCAGTAGTGGCAACAGGCTGGGCCCACAATGATCTAACATGGCATGCAATACATGGGCAGCACCTCCATTGTATTTTCGAAGGCGGCGCAGACCAACAGACACTTCACTTGCCAAATAATCTGCATTGAGTTCAATCAGCTGGCTGATGTCTTTGTATCCACAGGCTTGGCTGACATTTCCTAAAGTCACCTTCGCTGCCCCACTAACCATGAGGGAAGGATCTCCAGCTTTCTCAAGCACTGGGTATAGAGCAGATATAAGGAGTGGGCGGAAGTTAGTTCCAAGAGCATTGGCAAAGCAAGATATGCCCTCCAGCTGCAGACAAAGCTTCCAAACGTTAGCACTCATGTCACCAATTGCTGACATAGACTGACCCCCAATACGGAGTAAGGAAAGCTGATCCACTACTGCATCACTGTCCTGACAGGTTTGTAGATGCCAATTGGTGGGGTCTGTGTACTCTTCAAAAAGTGGGCGCACAGCTTCCAAAAGTTCACTGGCTGCAAGTACCTGGTTCTCCTCATTGAGTACTTCAACTTCAATTCCAGCTGCTCCTAATACTAACTGGTTCAATACCAGCACAGCCGGTAGTCTATGCGCCCGGTATAGTCCCAAAAAGTGGTCTGTCAGCAAGTAGAAATCTCCATAATACCCCAAAAGCCTACAGATGCTCTGAATATGGAAAAGAATACGTGTGTCCCTGAAAAAGCGGAAAGTCTTCTGTGGAGCTCCAGTGTGTGCGATGTCCTGCTGCGTGAGACTGGCAGCAGGAGAGGGAAGTCTTTCTTCTACAACTTTGACTGAGCAAAAATCTAACTCTAGTGTCTGCAGGAGTGCAGCAGACAGGCGCTGAAGGTGAGCAGGAGAGTGCAGAGTGAATGCAAGCCTGGGACCAAGCAACTGAAGATAGCCTAGAAGAAGAGCTAAAGTGTGAAGCTTGCCTTGGTCATCCTGAGATCTCAGCAGTCTTGGAAGAGTTACAGTCAGTGAATGGAGGCTTTCTGTTAGCACCTCTGCTAGTGTCCGTGAAGCTGGCCCTTCCTTCGCTACCTCCAGCAGTGCCTCACACGCCCTGGCTTTTACCTCAGCTCTATCATCACTCATATATCCCACCAATATCTGCAGAAGATTCCCTACTGCCTCTCCTAGAGAATTCCAGCAATGACAAAGCAAGAGATAAGCTAAGTCCACAAGCGCCATTCTTACTTTCCAGTGGGGGTCGGATATGCAGTGCATTGAGATTTTTTCTAGATGAACAAACAGACGGCTAGCAGAATGTTTCACCCAAGTCTTGTCTCGGTGCACTAGAAGTTCTGCTATACGTCCAGACAACCCAGGGTGTACAGGTTTCTTTTCTGTCACTTGTGCCAGACTTTCATCAGACATGACTATACTAACTGCCTCAGCCCATAACCTGATTGCAGCTCTCGTTACTCTGTATCCTTGCTTGGGGTCGCCACAAATAATCCTTGTTAGCACTGTGCAGATTCCAGGTAAAAATGAAGCAAAAAGACCACTGAGAGAAGTGTCTTGCTTGGGCTTTGGCGTCAGCAATATCTCCAAACAGTTCAAAGATTCAAGCCTGATCTCTCGTGATTTCTCCCGTTCTGCAAGCCTCAGCAAAACAGTGATGGTGAATCCCAACTCAGGAAGCATGGACGGTTTGTACAGGACAGGTAGCACATCCGCACCAGATGCACGGAGAAGAGATTGTAATGTTAAAACTACTGCTAATTTCAGCTCCTCTGGCACAGGCTGAAGTGGGTCAGGGGGGAGGCAACTGCAGAGTTCAC
Proteins encoded in this region:
- the TTI1 gene encoding TELO2-interacting protein 1 homolog isoform X1, which encodes METMASKSYPHGAFEVLRPFCVQLTVEQTVQNVKNLQTQISSTDVSALQALLDYVLFPLRFALKTPGSKKPGLVQAVLECISFLLSLTHLKSPVSLQEMFSELCSCLPPDPLQPVPEELKLAVVLTLQSLLRASGADVLPVLYKPSMLPELGFTITVLLRLAEREKSREIRLESLNCLEILLTPKPKQDTSLSGLFASFLPGICTVLTRIICGDPKQGYRVTRAAIRLWAEAVSIVMSDESLAQVTEKKPVHPGLSGRIAELLVHRDKTWVKHSASRLFVHLEKISMHCISDPHWKVRMALVDLAYLLLCHCWNSLGEAVGNLLQILVGYMSDDRAEVKARACEALLEVAKEGPASRTLAEVLTESLHSLTVTLPRLLRSQDDQGKLHTLALLLGYLQLLGPRLAFTLHSPAHLQRLSAALLQTLELDFCSVKVVEERLPSPAASLTQQDIAHTGAPQKTFRFFRDTRILFHIQSICRLLGYYGDFYLLTDHFLGLYRAHRLPAVLVLNQLVLGAAGIEVEVLNEENQVLAASELLEAVRPLFEEYTDPTNWHLQTCQDSDAVVDQLSLLRIGGQSMSAIGDMSANVWKLCLQLEGISCFANALGTNFRPLLISALYPVLEKAGDPSLMVSGAAKVTLGNVSQACGYKDISQLIELNADYLASEVSVGLRRLRKYNGGAAHVLHAMLDHCGPSLLPLLHELVQDLLPALDQSQNEGAKILFPVLNSLVAKLGKWFPSPNTVTAEPLPKAFSHSKVHEGSILQEVKEFLQDHIEQHRRARGEVREEEVTGDCLYIDELPPQIGAVDDQKPQLPTHVKISKEVAEKCSHFLSHSDTQIRIQALDTLCLSLLPLHSREDVLFPLAHKIWPCLVKRLLKDEPLVLLRAFQVLVTLAASCKDFLRQRVCKDAFPAFLTSLRSQALVSCHAGPVYSHTLGFKLQKAILEGLRTLCVDMALGDSDLLEVIDSCMLYLSVRQPKPLQEAAIRTFLSLSQLDPDIVWLYLSDWQSPPEAPHSSLITLPWTGRPHDEYTQNVCNLLQQLQ
- the TTI1 gene encoding TELO2-interacting protein 1 homolog isoform X2; this encodes METMASKSYPHGAFEVLRPFCVQLTVEQTVQNVKNLQTQISSTDVSALQALLDYVLFPLRFALKTPGSKKPGLVQAVLECISFLLSLTHLKSPVSLQEMFSELCSCLPPDPLQPVPEELKLAVVLTLQSLLRASGADVLPVLYKPSMLPELGFTITVLLRLAEREKSREIRLESLNCLEILLTPKPKQDTSLSGLFASFLPGICTVLTRIICGDPKQGYRVTRAAIRLWAEAVSIVMSDESLAQVTEKKPVHPGLSGRIAELLVHRDKTWVKHSASRLFVHLEKISMHCISDPHWKVRMALVDLAYLLLCHCWNSLGEAVGNLLQILVGYMSDDRAEVKARACEALLEVAKEGPASRTLAEVLTESLHSLTVTLPRLLRSQDDQGKLHTLALLLGYLQLLGPRLAFTLHSPAHLQRLSAALLQTLELDFCSVKVVEERLPSPAASLTQQDIAHTGAPQKTFRFFRDTRILFHIQSICRLLGYYGDFYLLTDHFLGLYRAHRLPAVLVLNQLVLGAAGIEVEVLNEENQVLAASELLEAVRPLFEEYTDPTNWHLQTCQDSDAVVDQLSLLRIGGQSMSAIGDMSANVWKLCLQLEGISCFANALGTNFRPLLISALYPVLEKAGDPSLMVSGAAKVTLGNVSQACGYKDISQLIELNADYLASEVSVGLRRLRKYNGGAAHVLHAMLDHCGPSLLPLLHELVQDLLPALDQSQNEGAKILFPVLNSLVAKLGKWFPSPNTVTAEPLPKAFSHSKVHEGSILQEVKEFLQDHIEQHRRARGEVREEEVTDELPPQIGAVDDQKPQLPTHVKISKEVAEKCSHFLSHSDTQIRIQALDTLCLSLLPLHSREDVLFPLAHKIWPCLVKRLLKDEPLVLLRAFQVLVTLAASCKDFLRQRVCKDAFPAFLTSLRSQALVSCHAGPVYSHTLGFKLQKAILEGLRTLCVDMALGDSDLLEVIDSCMLYLSVRQPKPLQEAAIRTFLSLSQLDPDIVWLYLSDWQSPPEAPHSSLITLPWTGRPHDEYTQNVCNLLQQLQ